A genomic window from Silene latifolia isolate original U9 population chromosome Y, ASM4854445v1, whole genome shotgun sequence includes:
- the LOC141627111 gene encoding uncharacterized protein LOC141627111 isoform X1, with amino-acid sequence MYSKWMVLGLLMIVISQLCDGAERRNLGFEEKSEASNSTTFDCSPSASCLPCQYSEKSNDKYRCSETGYRILFKCTSTADVNSKPQDTHSTQVDGDKISTDPPQRHQYVTYRSCTPDVNQQNLSVLGFEVLVLSLLLVSGSFVFLRRKKTVALAGSGGVRLQSNPRF; translated from the exons ATGTATAGCAAATGGATGGTATTGGGTTTACTAATGATTGTGATATCACAATTATGTGATGGAGCTGAAAGGAGAAATCTAGGGTTTGAGGAGAAATCCGAAGCTTCTAATTCTACTACTTTTGATTGTTCTCCTTCTGCTTCTTGTCTTCCATGCCAATATTCTGAAAAGAGCAATGACAAATATCGTTGCAGTGAAACTGGATATCGTATACTTTTTAAATGCACTTCAACTGCAGATGTAAACAGTAAACCACAAGATACTCATTCTACACAAGTTGATGGGGACAAGATATCCACAGACCCTCCTCAGCGCCATCAGTACGTCACTTACAGAAGTTGTACACCAGATGTCAATCAACAGAATCTCTCAGTTCTTGGTTTTGAG GTTCTCGTATTGAGTTTGCTGCTTGTTAGTGGATCTTTTGTGTTCCTTCGGCGAAAGAAGACTGTGGCTTTGGCTGGCAGTGGCGGTGTTCGACTCCAGAGCAATCCAAGATTTTAG
- the LOC141627111 gene encoding uncharacterized protein LOC141627111 isoform X2 encodes MYSKWMVLGLLMIVISQLCDGAERRNLGFEEKSEASNSTTFDCSPSASCLPCQYSEKSNDKYRCSETGYRILFKCTSTADVNSKPQDTHSTQVDGDKISTDPPQRHQYVTYRSCTPDVNQQNLSVLGFEDAFAYKSMFSSPHACNLKSKFALV; translated from the exons ATGTATAGCAAATGGATGGTATTGGGTTTACTAATGATTGTGATATCACAATTATGTGATGGAGCTGAAAGGAGAAATCTAGGGTTTGAGGAGAAATCCGAAGCTTCTAATTCTACTACTTTTGATTGTTCTCCTTCTGCTTCTTGTCTTCCATGCCAATATTCTGAAAAGAGCAATGACAAATATCGTTGCAGTGAAACTGGATATCGTATACTTTTTAAATGCACTTCAACTGCAGATGTAAACAGTAAACCACAAGATACTCATTCTACACAAGTTGATGGGGACAAGATATCCACAGACCCTCCTCAGCGCCATCAGTACGTCACTTACAGAAGTTGTACACCAGATGTCAATCAACAGAATCTCTCAGTTCTTGGTTTTGAG GATGCCTTTGCTTATAAGTCAATGTTCTCAAGTCCCCATGCCTGCAACCTAAAAAGCAAATTTGCTTTAGTTTAA
- the LOC141630527 gene encoding uncharacterized protein LOC141630527: MNLLSINCRGLGKPDTVNALRALVRREAPAMLFLCETKLCGREMRRVREKLEGYYGMEVDNVGRSGGLAFLWRKEIECTFVSDFVHHMDYIIREEEKEWRVTGFYGWPAVTDRHLSWKLLRILGEQSTLPWLCVGDYNEILYSTEMLGGSRAQWQMNNFQEAVDKCGLRDVQWEGYQFTWDNGQAGEANRQSMIDRALCTSSWFDLFPYAILMHLEREWSDHAPIKLVFNYRERECEPVRAFKFEQMWVGERGCEEAVIRGVERGGGVLGESIRACARELQKWKKSDIRKIGCDMERKRKQLARLNQGSRSEDNVRKRKKLVAELANLQRQEEQYWRQRSRALWLRDGDRNTKFFHLRATERKRKNHIAKLINDDGVSCTGREEVSMVAVNYF; this comes from the coding sequence ATGAATCTTCTAAGCATCAACTGTCGGGGCTTGGGCAAACCTGACACGGTAAATGCCCTTCGTGCTTTGGTGCGGAGGGAAGCCCCAGCCATGCTCTTTTTATGCGAGACGAAATTGTGTGGTCGTGAAATGCGGAGGGTTCGTGAAAAGCTGGAAGGGTATTATGGTATGGAAGTGGATAACGTGGGGAGATCGGGGGGTCTTGCTTTTTTGTGGAGGAAGGAGATTGAATGtacttttgtttcggattttgtGCATCATATGGATTACATTATTAGGGAGGAGGAGAAGGAGTGGCGTGTTACGGGATTTTATGGGTGGCCAGCTGTGACGGATAGACATCTCTCTTGGAAGCTGCTACGCATCTTAGGGGAACAATCAACTCTTCCTTGGCTCTGTGTTGGAGACTATAATGAAATTTTGTATTCTACTGAGATGCTAGGGGGGAGTCGAGCACAATGGCAGATGAATAATTTCCAAGAAGCTGTTGATAAGTGCGGTCTTCGGGATGTGCAGTGGGAGGGGTACCAGTTTACTTGGGATAATGGGCAGGCGGGGGAGGCTAATCGGCAAAGTATGATTGATAGAGCCTTATGCACAAGCTCATGGTTTGATCTTTTCCCCTATGCAATATTGATGCACCTGGAACGGGAATGGTCGGACCATGCTCCTATTAAGCTTGTGTTTAATTATAGGGAGAGGGAATGTGAACCGGTAAGGGCTTTCAAATTCGAGCAAATGTGGGTTGGGGAAAGGGGGTGTGAAGAGGCGGTTATTCGTGGGGTTGAGCGTGGGGGAGGAGTGCTGGGGGAGTCCATTAGAGCGTGTGCCCGGGAGTTGCAGAAGTGGAAGAAGAGCGATATTCGCAAGATTGGGTGTGATATGGAGAGGAAACGGAAACAGCTGGCTAGGCTTAATCAGGGGAGCCGATCTGAAGATAATGTTCGCAAGAGGAAAAAACTTGTAGCTGAGCTCGCGAATTTACAACGACAGGAGGAGCAGTACTGGCGTCAGAGATCGAGAGCTCTTTGGTTACGGGATGGGGACCGAAATACGAAGTTTTTTCATCTTAGAGCCACGGAGAGAAAGAGGAAAAATCATATTGCAAAATTAATCAATGATGATGGAGTTAGCTGTACGGGTAGGGAGGAAGTTAGTATGGTGGCTGTGAACTATTTTTGA